From Arcobacter lacus, one genomic window encodes:
- a CDS encoding tetratricopeptide repeat protein, translating to SILSLIFLFSGCASKITIKALQSSKIEKEKINSIKVERFRNDDINQTESLANKIANKVVDNKRVFTLKNDIFGTDAILTGEVLQSSATYNVYYRNEVDFSRCRYYRYDEKTRVKQCMEYYIRYIPCEAKEYNVTTAITLIKPINNQIIFSKTYSTNTSDNVCYDRYFYDYPYMPAHLTAHSDKFRVNSQLADSISNAILDDISPHYIYFDVEIMEELNDNPIYTKTQKQRFEDSVALMEKGNLDLAKYNLESLNQELQGKSFEVLYNLALIYEATNNLQIANNLYNQARTLTFNVKDLDLINYGISRTNLNLEEKIKAKSQLP from the coding sequence TCGATTCTTTCTTTGATTTTTTTATTTAGTGGTTGTGCTTCAAAAATCACTATAAAAGCCTTACAATCTTCAAAAATAGAAAAAGAAAAAATCAACAGCATAAAAGTAGAAAGATTTAGAAATGACGATATAAATCAAACAGAAAGTCTTGCAAATAAAATAGCAAACAAAGTAGTTGATAATAAAAGAGTTTTTACTTTAAAAAATGATATCTTTGGAACAGATGCAATATTAACAGGAGAAGTTTTACAATCATCAGCAACTTATAATGTATATTATAGAAATGAAGTTGACTTTTCAAGATGCAGATATTATAGATATGATGAAAAAACAAGAGTAAAACAGTGTATGGAGTATTATATAAGATATATTCCTTGTGAAGCGAAAGAATACAATGTAACAACAGCTATAACTCTAATAAAACCAATAAACAATCAAATAATTTTTTCAAAAACTTATAGTACAAATACAAGTGATAATGTTTGTTATGATAGATATTTTTATGATTATCCTTATATGCCAGCACATTTAACTGCACATAGTGATAAATTTAGAGTAAATTCACAATTAGCAGACTCTATATCAAATGCAATTTTAGATGATATTTCTCCTCATTACATCTATTTTGATGTAGAAATCATGGAAGAATTAAATGATAATCCAATTTATACAAAAACTCAAAAACAAAGATTTGAAGATAGTGTAGCTCTTATGGAAAAAGGAAATTTAGATTTAGCAAAATACAATTTAGAAAGCTTAAATCAAGAGTTACAAGGGAAAAGTTTTGAAGTTTTATACAATCTAGCTTTGATTTATGAAGCAACTAACAATCTTCAAATAGCAAATAATCTTTACAACCAAGCAAGAACTCTTACATTTAATGTAAAAGATTTAGATTTAATCAATTATGGAATAAGTAGAACTAATTTAAACTTAGAAGAGAAAATAAAAGCTAAATCTCAACTTCCATAA